Proteins from one Fundidesulfovibrio magnetotacticus genomic window:
- the groL gene encoding chaperonin GroEL (60 kDa chaperone family; promotes refolding of misfolded polypeptides especially under stressful conditions; forms two stacked rings of heptamers to form a barrel-shaped 14mer; ends can be capped by GroES; misfolded proteins enter the barrel where they are refolded when GroES binds), translating into MSAKEILYDAQAREKLKKGVDKLANAVKVTLGPKGRNVVIEKSFGSPVITKDGVTVAKEIELSDKFENMGAQMVKEVASKTSDVAGDGTTTATILAQAVFQEGVKLVAAGRNPMAIKRGIDKAVEAMVAELGVLAKPTRDQKEIAQVGTISANSDATIGNIIAEAMNKVGKEGVITVEEAKGLETTLDVVEGMQFDRGYLSPYFVTDPEKMVCELDDPFILINEKKVSSMKDLLPVLEQVAKMAKPLLIVAEDVEGEALATLVVNKLRGTLQVCAVKAPGFGDRRKAMLQDIAILTGGQAVSEDLGIKLENIGLADLGRAKRVVIDKENTTIIDGAGKAEDIKARVKQIRAQIEETTSSYDREKLQERLAKIVGGVAVINVGAATETEMKEKKARVEDALNATRAAVEEGIVPGGGVALVRCLKALDKVKAVDDDETAGIEIVKRACEAPLRQISGNAGFEGSIVVAKVADGKDGFGFNAATGDYEDLIKAGVIDPKKVTRIALQNAASVSGLLLTTECAIAEKPEPKKDMPAMPGGGMGGMGGMY; encoded by the coding sequence ATGTCCGCCAAAGAGATCCTCTACGACGCCCAGGCCCGCGAAAAGCTGAAGAAAGGCGTGGACAAGCTCGCCAACGCCGTGAAGGTCACTCTCGGCCCCAAGGGCCGTAACGTGGTCATCGAGAAGAGCTTCGGCTCCCCCGTCATCACCAAGGACGGCGTGACCGTGGCCAAGGAGATCGAACTCTCCGACAAGTTCGAGAACATGGGCGCGCAGATGGTCAAGGAAGTCGCCTCCAAGACCTCCGACGTGGCCGGCGACGGCACCACCACCGCCACCATCCTGGCCCAGGCCGTGTTCCAGGAAGGCGTGAAGCTCGTGGCCGCCGGGCGCAACCCCATGGCCATCAAGCGCGGCATCGACAAGGCCGTCGAAGCCATGGTCGCCGAGCTGGGCGTGCTTGCCAAGCCCACCCGCGACCAGAAGGAGATCGCCCAGGTCGGCACCATCTCCGCCAACTCCGACGCCACCATCGGCAACATCATCGCCGAGGCCATGAACAAGGTCGGCAAGGAAGGCGTGATCACCGTCGAGGAGGCCAAGGGCCTGGAGACCACCCTGGACGTGGTGGAAGGCATGCAGTTCGACCGCGGCTACCTCTCCCCCTACTTCGTCACCGACCCCGAGAAGATGGTCTGCGAGCTCGACGACCCCTTCATCCTGATCAACGAGAAGAAGGTCTCCTCCATGAAGGACCTCCTCCCCGTGCTGGAGCAGGTGGCCAAGATGGCCAAGCCCCTGCTGATCGTGGCTGAAGACGTCGAGGGCGAGGCCCTGGCCACCCTGGTGGTCAACAAGCTGCGCGGCACCCTGCAGGTCTGCGCCGTGAAGGCCCCCGGCTTCGGCGACCGCCGCAAGGCCATGCTCCAGGACATCGCCATCCTCACCGGCGGCCAGGCCGTCTCCGAAGACCTGGGCATCAAGCTCGAGAACATCGGGCTGGCCGACCTGGGCCGCGCCAAGCGCGTGGTGATCGACAAGGAAAACACCACCATCATCGACGGCGCCGGCAAGGCCGAGGACATCAAGGCCCGCGTGAAGCAGATCCGCGCCCAGATCGAGGAGACCACCTCCTCCTACGACCGCGAGAAGCTCCAGGAGCGCCTGGCCAAGATCGTGGGCGGCGTCGCCGTGATCAACGTCGGTGCGGCCACCGAGACCGAGATGAAGGAGAAGAAGGCCCGCGTCGAGGACGCCCTGAACGCCACCCGCGCTGCCGTTGAAGAAGGCATCGTCCCCGGCGGCGGCGTGGCCCTGGTGCGCTGCCTGAAGGCCCTGGACAAGGTGAAGGCCGTCGACGACGACGAGACCGCCGGCATCGAGATCGTGAAGCGCGCCTGCGAGGCGCCCCTGCGCCAGATCTCCGGCAACGCCGGCTTCGAAGGCTCCATCGTGGTGGCCAAGGTGGCCGACGGCAAGGACGGCTTCGGCTTCAACGCCGCCACCGGCGACTACGAAGACCTGATCAAGGCCGGCGTCATCGACCCCAAGAAGGTCACCCGCATCGCCCTGCAGAACGCCGCCTCGGTCTCAGGCCTGCTGCTCACCACCGAGTGCGCCATCGCCGAGAAGCCCGAGCCCAAGAAGGACATGCCCGCCATGCCCGGCGGCGGCATGGGCGGCATGGGCGGCATGTACTAG
- the groES gene encoding co-chaperone GroES, protein MKLKPLNDRVLVKRLEEEMVTKGGIIIPDSAKEKPMRGEVIAVGPGKVGDDGKRCKPAVEKGDKVLFNKYAGTEIKIEGEEHLMMREDDILAVIED, encoded by the coding sequence ATGAAGCTGAAGCCGTTGAACGACCGCGTTCTGGTGAAGCGCCTCGAAGAAGAAATGGTGACCAAGGGCGGCATCATCATCCCCGACTCCGCCAAGGAAAAGCCCATGCGCGGCGAGGTGATCGCCGTGGGTCCCGGCAAGGTCGGCGACGACGGCAAGCGCTGCAAGCCCGCCGTGGAGAAGGGCGACAAGGTCCTCTTCAACAAGTACGCCGGCACCGAGATCAAGATCGAGGGCGAAGAACACCTCATGATGCGCGAGGACGACATCCTCGCCGTCATCGAAGACTAG